A window from Hemicordylus capensis ecotype Gifberg chromosome 2, rHemCap1.1.pri, whole genome shotgun sequence encodes these proteins:
- the LOC128343744 gene encoding olfactory receptor 13H1-like produces MTEFILIGLSDHPNAQPVFFGFLLVAYLISVLGNGFIIMLSIADPQLHTPMYFFLCTLSSIDLILTNNAVPEILANCFIHRPTISFSRCLAQMYIGLLLIVTECILLAIMAYDRFAAICQPLHYMQIMSWKFCICLLVLALSLSSLTTLINVLLQPTDFCGRNIMDHFGCELELFLKLSCSDTHTSELFMHVSSLIILIPPFGFIVVTYVRIGLAVLRMRSTKGRKKAFSTCSSHLAVVSIFYGTIMVMYLKPQEKSVSDKGKIMSLMYGVLTPTLNPLIYSLRNRDVKGAFWKLIGRKMSE; encoded by the coding sequence ATGACAGAGTTCATTTTAATTGGATTATCGGACCACCCCAATGCTCAGCCTGTGTTCTTTGGGTTCCTCCTAGTGGCCTACCTCATTAGTGTTCTTGGCAATGGCTTCATCATCATGTTGAGTATTGCTGACCCACAGCTTCATACTCCCATGTATTTCTTTCTCTGTACTCTTTCCTCCATAGATCTCATTCTGACCAACAATGCTGTTCCTGAGATTTTGGCCAACTGCTTCATTCACAGGCCCACAATCTCATTCTCCAGATGCTTGGCCCAGATGTACATTGGTCTACTACTCATTGTAACAGAGTGCATTCTGCTTGCTATCATGGCATATGATCGCTTTGCAGCTATATGCCAGCCTCTACACTACATGCAGATCATGAGCTGGAAATTCTGCATTTGTCTGCTGGTTTTAGCTCTGTCTCTCTCATCTCTGACAACCCTCATCAATGTGCTACTGCAGCCAACTGACTTTTGTGGCCGAAACATCATGGACCATTTTGGATGTGAGCTTGAGCTATTCCTTAAATTGTCTTGCTCTGACACACACACTAGTGAGCTCTTCATGCATGTTTCTAGTCTCATTATATTAATACCACCATTTGGTTTCATTGTCGTGACATATGTTCGCATAGGCCTGGCTGTACTGCGCATGCGCTCGACAAAGGGTCGCAAGAAGGCCTTCTCCACCTGTAGCTCTCACCTTGCTGTGGTCAGTATCTTTTATGGCACAATCATGGTCATGTACTTGAAGCCCCAAGAGAAATCTGTTTCTGACAAGGGGAAGATCATGTCTCTAATGTATGGTGTTCTGACTCCTACACTCAACCCTCTGATCTACAGCTTGAGGAACAGAGATGTGAAGGGGGCTTTCTGGAAACTGATTGGAAGGAAGATGTCAGAATAA